The window TTCTAAAGCCATCCTGTTTTCCTCTCCCAGAGTTAAGCTCGAAATCTTTTTTCTCTTCCTTAAATCCCAAAAGTGAATTCTATTGCCATATTTCTCCTTCAAATGTTCAGGATTTAGACCATCTTCGATTGTCGTTGGGGTAGCCCATTCACTGGTCACCATAATCTCATTGGGAAGATTCCACCAGAAGTCATATGATAGTTTTTGATCTTCCCTGTAAATTTCCCATTTTCCTAAGGGTTCGAAACTATAGTGATCAAGCATTAATATTCCTCCAGGTTCTTCACCGACTTCATTTCCTAGTGCACTGATATATATAGCATCAGGTCCACAATGAACCGTGTGAAGCCTTGAGTAACCAGTGATTTTCTTTATCTCCTCTGGTTGTATGACTTTTACGATATTTGGTTTTCTAGGATCTAGTTTTGTGTCTATTATGTAAATTCTTGAAGAACGTAATCCTGGAACCACTAGAAACCTTCTCTCAGCATTTGGTCTTCCATTTGGACATAGAGAGGAGCTACATGCGTTCCAGCCGAAGTGGTGCAGTTCATCTCCCGTGTATGGAAGCTCAACCTTACCAACTACTTTCGTATAGGTTTCAGATTTTGGGTTAACATCCACAACTGCTATGTAATCAGGTCTATTGATCTTTGTTCCTATGTAAAGACATGCCACATAAGCTAGATCCTCAGGAGGCGAATTAATAGCCATTTTGGGAGATGGGTAAAATGTGGGGTCTCTCTTAAACGGTGAAAATACCTGAGGTAATCCCATAATTAAGTATATCAATCTAAAAGTTATAAACTTACATTATTAATGCAATAAAAGTTCATGTCATCAGTTAGGATGTCGATAATCTAAAAATTTTCAACTCATGATTTAGATATATAGAGAAGAGAAAATATCTTAATTCATGCTATAGATTTTAACTTGATTTTCCTACTTCAGCTTTAAACTCTTCATAAGCTTTCTTGACTTCGTCAACCGACGCTTCGTCCTCTAATGTTGTTATATCTCCTACTTCAGCCTTAGTCACTACTGCTTTTACTACTCTTCTCATTATTTTCCCGCTTCTGGTCTTTGGCAATTTACTAACGAAGAACACTTTATCTACCATAGCTATAGGACCAACTTTTTCCCTCACAGTCTTCAAGATCTCTTGGGTTAGTTGTTGACTTGGAGTTTGTCCAGATTTAAGCACTACGAATGCATAAGGTACTTCACCCTTTATAGGATCAGGTACACCTATTACTGCTGCCTCTGCTACTGCAGTGTGTTCAATTAACGCTGACTCTAACTCATAGGTACCTAATCTGTGACCAGACACTTTTATGACTTCATCTGCTCTGCCTAGTATCCAGAAGTACCCATCCCTATCCTTTACTGCGTAGTCACCTACGTAAAACATACCTGGGAACTTGCTCCAGTATACCTTTACATATCTCTCAGGATCTTTGTATATTGTTAATGGCATTCCTGGCCATGGGTTCTTTATGACTAGATATCCTCTGTCCTCTAAATTAGCTGGTTTCCCATCCTCATTTACTACATCAGCTTCAACACCCATTATTGGCATTCCATTAGTTCCAGGTTTCATTGGAATTAGATAGAGACCTGGTAAGTGGCTTATCATTATTCCTCCGGTTTCTGTCATCCACCATGTAGAACCAAATGGTATTTCCTCTCTTCCAACTAATTTCCACATCCATTCCTGTGCCTCTGGATTTATTGGTTCTCCAACAGAGTGAATTAGCCTTACAGTGCTTGTATCGTGTTTCTTCACCCATTCTTCTCCAAATTTCATGAAAGACCTGATCGCTGTCGGGGAAGTGTATAGTATTGTGACACTGTGGTGTTCAATTATCGAGACCCATCTATCAGGTTGTGGATAGTCTAACGCTCCCTCGTACATTACGGTTGTTACGCCTTCTGTTAGAGGACCAAATACTATATAAGAGTGACCTGTGACCCATCCAATATCTGCAGTACACCAATAGATATCATCGTCCCTTATATCAAACACCCACCTCATAGTGGCGTGAAGTAAAGTTTCATAGCCTCCAATATCATGGACTATTCCCTTAGGCTTTCCTGTGGTTCCTGACGTGTAAAGTATGTATAATGGATCTTCTGACTTTAGCCTTTCAGGCTCCACATAAACATTTTGCGGTATATCCTTCATCACTTCATCAAAATACTTATCTCTTCCTTCCATCATGTTTACCTTGTGTCCTGTTCTCCTAACTACTATGACATCTTTTACTGTTGGTGTCTTTTCCAGTGCCTTGTCAACAATTTGCTTCAATTCTACTATTTTGCCCCTTCTCCACCCTCCATCAGCTGTTACAACAAGCTTTGCCTCAGCATCATTTATCCTGTTTGCAAGTGCATCAGCACTAAATCCTGAAAAGATCACTGTAAATACAACACCCAGTCTGGCAGCTGCAAGCATGAATATAGGTAGTTCAGGAATCATAGGTAGGTAAATGGCAATAGTGTCACCCTTCTTCAGCTTGTATTTCTCCTTAAGGAGATAGGCTACCCTATTAACTTCTTTATAAAGATCATGATAAGTTAGCTTCCTCACTTCCTTAGGATTTCCCTTTTCATCAACTGGTTCTCCTTCCCATAAAATAGCAACCTTGTTCTTTCTCCAACTTTTAGCATGTCTATCTACAGTTAAGTATGAGGCGTTAATCTCCCCACCTACAAACCATTTGTAGAATGGAGGATTAGAGTCATCCAGTACCTTCTCCCATGGTTTAAACCATTCCAGTTCCGATGCAACTGATGCCCAGAAATTTCTATATTCCTTAACTGTTTGACTGTGAATCTCTTTGTAAGTATTTATATTTACCAGCTTATTTGCGCCTTTTTTGGGTATTATTTTTTGTTCAAAAGGAAGAGCCCAGGATACGGACATATCATTATAAATACTTAATTGACTAATATAAATTTTACTTATATATGTAAACTCAATCTTTAAAAATATTTTTATTCTTTCCCATTATTAAAATCGTACTATAAAAAGTGACTTAAATATATTTATTTAATCTTAAATATATAGTTAGGATTCGTATATTTGTCTCTAACTAAGACAGATGCCAATTCTGACTCATTCTTAGTTATCTCATCTACATAACTGTCTACATTTAAAATTTCCTCGAAAGCCTTTGTAAACGATGAAATGATTAAATCTAGTCGTATATCCCTTCCAAGAAGAGATGATAGATTATTAACCCTGTACTTAATCATGTTTATCTCCTTGTTTCTCAGAGTCTTGGGTGGTATAATCAGAGTTTTGTGTAGCAAATCAAGGTTTGAGTTTATCAGCAGTGTTCCGTGAAGTAGATACTTACCATTAGATATGTAACCAGCGTTTCCTGAAATCTTATAGTGCTTGTAAGCAATATCAGTTTGATTGTAAATCTCTACCCTATCCCCTATTATATGCTCTACAGCATTTATTGTGCCCTTTAAAAGAAATCCATAAAGGAAATCTATACCCTTTACTTTCACATCTTTATTTTCAACAATTACTGTGTAGTTAAAATTCCCCATGTCATGATAAACTGTCCCTCCTCCCGTGATCCTACGAATTACGGGAATTCCTAACTGATTAGTTACCTCAATATTCACCTCATCCTTAACCTTCGACAGTACTCCCAAAACTACACTAGTACTATTTCTCCATAATCTCAGTACTATACTGTTATAGGCGAATAGAGCCTCATCTATGGCTACATTTAAATAAGGATCATTAGGATACTCACTTATCAGAACGCGTAATTTCATTTAAGTTTTAATTTTAACTATGCTTTATATATCATGTGCAATACGAGATTAAGGTACCAGAGGATATTTGGCCAAGGAGGAGAGATTGGGACGGAGAAGTAGTGTCGGTTTATGTAAGGGAGGGGAATTATGTAGATTTTGACGATCTAGTTGCTGAAGTGGAGATTGAAAAAGTGGTACTGAAAATTTTATCCCAAGTTAAGGGAAGGGTTCTGAAGGTGTTAGTCAACCAGGGAGATAAGGTAGGACCGGGATCCACATTAGTATTAGTGGAAGTGAGCTCAGATGAAAAGCGAAGTGGTCGTGAGGATTAACGAGAACTTCAAGAAACTTAGCAGGATAGTGTCTGAGAAAGGGATATCCACTGTATGCGAGGAAGCTCTATGTCCAAATATCATGGAGTGTTGGGGATCAGGAACTGCTACATTCATGATAATGGGAGATATCTGCACAAGAGGTTGTAGGTTTTGTTATGTAAAAAAGGGTAAACCAGTCCTACTAGACCATGAGGAGCCAATAAAGGTAGCAGAGGCAGTAAGGGAAATGGGTTTAGACTATGTTGTTATAACCAGTGTTGACAGGGATGATTTAGTAGATGGGGGAGCTGCTCATTTTTCTCGAGTTGTTAAAGCCGTTAAAGAGATGAATCCTGACGTCATAGTTGAGATCCTTACACCAGATTTTATGGGAAATAAAGAATTAGTAGAGAAAGTAATAGAATCCGGCGTAGATGTGTTTGCCCACAACGTGGAAACAGTAAGAAGACTGACTCCATTAGTGAGGGACGCAAGGGCATCATATGAACAGAGTTTGAGAGTAATTAGTTACGCTAAAAACGTTGTCAAAAAATCCTCTATTCTTTTAGGTCTTGGGGAGAGCTTAGAGGAAGTAGTTGAAACCATGAAGGATTTGAGAAATGTCGGTGTGGATATTTTAGTCCTCTCCCAGTACATGAGACCCAGTATTAAACAACTGGAAGTTAAGAAACGTTATAACATGGAGGAATACAAGGAACTTGAAAAAATAGCTTATTCTTTAGGTTTTTCATATGTCGTTGCACTACCTCACGCTAGAACTTCCTACAGGGCAAAAGAGGCTTATTTGAGGGCGATGGCAAATGTTAAGAGTAATAATAGACGGTCCTAGGGATCCGCATTATAATATGGCAATTGACGAAGCCATAATGGGTCTCAGACCATATGTAAAATATGACACACTGAGAATTTACATGTGGTCTCCCTCAGGTGTGAGTATAGGGAGATCACAAGACGCTCAAAGGGCAGTAAATATAGAAGAAATAAAGAGGTTAGGGTTTAAGCTAGTGAGAAGACCTACAGGAGGAGGAGCACTTTTACATCCCGAAAATAACGAGATAACCTATAGTGTTGTATTATCACTAGATAACCCATTAGCTAAAATCCCTGTGGATGAATCTGCCTCATCCATAGCCAGAGGTATAATTGATGCTCTACAAACAATAGGTTCTAGTGCTAAGGTAAAGGATTTTGGAGATAAGGAGAAACACGATCTCTGCTACTTGAGAAGAGGGTCCAGCGACGTAATCCTAGGAGGAAAGAAGATCTCTGGATCAGCTCAAGTTAGGAACGATAGGGCACTTCTACAACACGGTACACTTCTGCTTAGATTTGAACCTGAGGTTTGGCTAAGGGTTATTAATGCGCCAGGATATGACCATGAAATGCTCAGAAATAGGATAGCAGGCTTATATGAGTTCACGGACGTAAAATTAGAGAAAATAATTGACAGCTTAGTTAAAGGTTTTTCGAAAGAGTTAGGGGATGAAACTTTTATAGGAAGCTTAACTCCTGAAGAAGTCCAACTATCACTAGAGCTATATCAGAAAAAATATTCTAACGATTTATGGAATCTTAAGGGCTCTCTAGAACAATTTTGAACCTTCTAGTTCTCTAAGATCCCACAGGAGTAATGAGAGTCCTTTGTCACCTCGTGGTAAGTGAAGATAATACTACTTTAAACATGTTAGATATTTTCTCTTATGATGTTTACAAAAAATTATTTTTTAACTTAAAAGACACATAGATACACGTGAGAGAAGACTTTGATCAATTGCTATTTGGGCTAGCTGGTGTGATCTTTTTAGAAGGGCTAGGTATAGCTCTGGATGTAGTAGGACAGTATGCCATAGGAAGTGTTCTTATCGTTATTGCAACAGTCTGGATCTTGTCTATTTACTTCTTCATGAAGTACATTGAGAAAAAAGACTCAGAAAATGAGGAGAACGAAGATAACTCATATAATAATTTCTGATTGAGTTCTCGTATTCGATACTAAATTCCATCTCTGACTTCCTCCACACCATAAATGGCGAGGCTTTCATCATTTTGTAAGCTGTATCTTTAATATCTCCTTTAAATTATAAAGTTTTTAACACTATCAGTGGTTATTATGAATATGATTAGAAGATCTCAGTTATATGTGCCTTCAATATCTGAAAAGATGATAAGAAAATCCATCGAGCTCAAAGCTGACTCCATAGTATTTGATCTCGAGGATGCAGTACCACCAGAAGATAAAGAAAAGGCTAGAGAGTTACTGGTAAAGCTGATCAATGAACTGGAATGGAGAAATAAGGAGTTATGTGTCAGGATGAATTCGCTTCAACTAGTAGACGCATATAGGGACATTGTTACCATTTCTAAGTTAGACAAGATCTCTTGCATAGTTGTTCCTAAAGCTGAGGGTGACTTATCATTCCTGCATAAAGCTACAGGAAAAGATTTAATTCCCCTGATAGAGACAGGAAAGGGTTTGATAAAAGTAGAGGATATAGTTAGATCTGAGGGAGTTGTAGGCGTAAGCTACGGTATCGCAGATTTATCACTCTCGGTAGGGGGAGATTATAACTTTTACGAGAAAAATGAGTTTGTTAAAACTTATGTTGTGACCACCGCTAAGGCTTACGATGTCGATCCTATAGATAAGGTGTATTTTGATCTAAAGAATGTAGACGGTTTCAGGAGAGAATGCGAGGAGGCAAAAAAACTGGGTTTCGTAGGCAAACAAGTAATTCACCCCACACAAGTCGAAATAGCTAACCAGGTGTTCTCCCCAACTGCAGAAGAGATAGAGTGGGCTAGGAGGGTCATTGAGGCTTATGATAATGCAAAGAGAGAGGGAAGGGGAACAATAAGGCTTGATGATAAACTGGTGGACTATGTACATTATAAGATAGCAAAGAGAATACTTGAGTTTCAGAACCTATAAATAGACCATGTTCCTAAGCCCACAGCACAGAGTTCTTTGTCTCCATCGTAAGCATAAATCTGCACAGTAACCAATTTGTTTCCCTTATTTACTACTTTAGCCTCTACTGTAAATGGACCTTTATTCATTGGTTTGAGGAAGTTGATTTTTAGCTCTGCAGTGACTTCATCCTTAACTTCACTCAATGAAAGCACTGCCATACTACCTGCATAGTCTATAGCCGAAAACATTATACCACCGTGCAACATTCCTCCTAGTCTAGTAAGTCTCTTATCAAAATCGAATTTGAGGAGTGAATAACCATTCTCAACTTTTTCGAATCTTATTCCTATAAAATTAAATACTTCTTCTTGTTTTAATCTCTCATTTAGTTCCTCTGATGATATGAGCATACGATATCTTTTCGTAGCTAAAGAATATAAATCTGAAATTAGATTGCACGAATATCATAGCTTATTAGGATTGGCGAGAACATTATATTTAATGACCTAAGATGCCACCCTTAACAATATTAGCTGATGTGGTACTTAATGAGATACGTGATGAGATTAAAAGAAGATTAGGCAAACAAACGCCCGAAGAAGTAACAATTAGATTTGTAGAGTATTTACCACCACAAGTTTTAGGATATGTGAGAGATGGGGATTACACTATATATGTAAACCTTCAACAATACACTAGAGCTAAGTCTTCAGGCTACGAATATGAGTATTTATATGTTATACTATTGCATGAATATCTTCACCTAATTGGTATAGCTGATGAAAGAGAGGTTAGGAGAATAGACCTGGAAATAATAGAGGAGAGATTTGGTCAAAATAGTAGGGCATACAGGATAGCCTTAAAGTTAGCTGATCCCAGAGATGTGTATTTAAAGAACTCGCAGAAATTCGGTAGACCCAATATGTATATCTGAAATCATATAGTCATACTACAATTTTATTATGATACTGTTTGTCATTTTAATCCGTGATAGATAATGTTTATTCTTATTTATTTATCACTATACCATATTACTAAACTTTAAAAATATGGAGACTGTTTATATCTCGAAGAGATTTGGCAGAGCTTAAAATTGTCGTTAGTATAAAGCAAGTTCCAGACGCTGATGACCTCAGAATAGATCCAGTAACAAATAACCTGGTCAGAGAAGGTGTACCGGCCGTAATAAACCCACCAGACTACCATGCAATAGAAGAGGCAATTAGACTAAAGGAAAGGTTTGGCGGAAAGACTATGGTCTTGACTATGGGACCAGGACAGGCAGAGGTAGCTCTTAGAGAAGCACTAGCCATGGGAATTGATGAAGCTTACCTAATAAGTGATAGAGCAATGGCTGGTGCTGATACATGGGCTACATCTTATACTGTGGCTAAAGCAGTTCAAAGACTAGGGGGCGCTGACATAATCCTTTTTGGTAGAAGAGCTGTCGATGGAGAAACAGAGCAGGTAGGTCCACAAACAGGTAAATGGTTAGGAATTCCAGTTGTAGCTTATGTTAGAGAGATAAGAAGTATAGAAAACGGTAAAGCAGTTGTAGTGAGGACAACAGAATTCGAGGAGGAAGTTATAGAGGTTCCATTACCAGCCGTATTCACGATTTTAGAGACAGCAAATAAGCCAAGACAGCCTGATATACTCTCTCTGATAAAGGCTAAGACTGCTAAGGTCACAGTATGGAATAAAGACGATATTAAGGCTGAACCAACAAAAATTGGTCTTGCAGGATCTCCTACTAAGGTTATAAAAGTAAGCCCACCACCAAAGACGAGAAAACCTGAAATTATAGACGGTAAGAAAGATCCTGAGAAGGCAGCTGAGTGGTTCTTGAATAAGATATATGAATCCCTGAAGGAGGCTGAAAGTTCTCTTAAAGAATACGTTAAGCCAAAGGCTAAGGTCAAGGTGAATTCTGAGATTTGGGTTTACATAGATCACATTGGTGACAGAATTAACAAAGCATCTCTAGAAATTTTGAGCGAAGCCAGGAGAATAGCAGATCTAATGGATACCTCAGTTGCAGGAGTAGTGATAGGTGGAGAGAGCGTAAAAGGTATAATTAATGAAGTTTATGAGTACGGTGCTGATAAAGTATATTTTGCCGAGACAAAGGGATATGATAGATATGATAATGAGGTTTACACCAAGGCTCTAGCAAAGTTAGCTAAGAAATATAAGCCAGAGGGAATATTCTTCCCTGGTACTAGAGCTGCTAGGGAATTAGCATCTACATCAGCTATAGAGATTGATACTGGATTAATTGCTGATTGTACGAATTTTGATGTTGACGATAAGGGAGTGTTATTGGCAACTAGACCTGACTTCGGAGGAAAGGAAATGTCCACTATAGTGTGTCCAAGACACAGACCAGTGATGGTCACTACCAGAGCCGGTGTATTTATGCCATTACCCAGGATCCCCGGAAGGACAGGAGAATTAATAAAGGAAGAAATAGAAGATTTGTACAGTAGGTTAAGAGTTCTAGAATATAAAAACATAGAGAAAAGGAATATATTGACTGAGGCTGATATAGTTGTAGGTGTAGGTAGAGGTATAAAGAGCCCAGAGAACATAAAGAAGTTTGAAGAGTTAGCTACAGCGTTAGGTGGTGTTGTAGGTGTGTCTAAACCATTAGCCGACATGGGTTGGTATCCAAAGGATAGGCAAATCGGTCAAACAGGAACTACCATAAGACCGAAAGTTTATATTGCCCTAGGTGTTTCAGGTGCTGTACAGCACTTAGTAGGTATATTATCTTCAAGGAAGATTGGTGCTATCAATCTTGACCAGTCCGCCCCGATATTTGACAACTGTGACTTTGGAGTAGTAGGAGATATATTTGAGATTGTTCCAAAAATGATGGAGTTAATTAAAAAGAAGGGGGAATGAAAAGTGGAGTTTGATGTTATAGTTATAGGAGCAGGACCGGCAGGATCAGCTGCAGCTCTTACTGCAGCGAAAGGAGGAGCTAAAGTACTTCTCCTGGAAAAGGGACCTGAACCAGGATCAAAAAATGTTTCCGGAGCAATGATAAGGACAGAGGAAATCGCAAAAGTATTTGATACATCATCAATGCCATTTGAGAGAAAGGTGAAAAATGTTGATTTAATATTCATGGATTCTACAGGAAAAGTGAGAATCAGTGTAGATATATCATCAGGTCTGATAAACGTAGGTAGACTTAAGCTCGATAAATGGATGGCTCAACAAGCTGAGAAAGCTGGTGCAGTTTTAGTAACTAAGACCACCGCTTTGGGTGTAGAAAAAGATGGTGAAAAA is drawn from Sulfolobus acidocaldarius SUSAZ and contains these coding sequences:
- a CDS encoding Selenium-binding protein 1, with the translated sequence MGLPQVFSPFKRDPTFYPSPKMAINSPPEDLAYVACLYIGTKINRPDYIAVVDVNPKSETYTKVVGKVELPYTGDELHHFGWNACSSSLCPNGRPNAERRFLVVPGLRSSRIYIIDTKLDPRKPNIVKVIQPEEIKKITGYSRLHTVHCGPDAIYISALGNEVGEEPGGILMLDHYSFEPLGKWEIYREDQKLSYDFWWNLPNEIMVTSEWATPTTIEDGLNPEHLKEKYGNRIHFWDLRKRKKISSLTLGEENRMALELRPLHDPTKLMGFINLVVSLKDLSSSIWLWFFEDGKWQAQKVIDIQAEHADGNLPDILKPFKAVPPLVTDIDLSLDDKFLYVSLWGIGELRQYDVSNPFKPVLTGKVKLGGILHRADHPSGNKLTGAPQMVEISRDGRRIYVTNSLYSSWDNQFYPEGVKGWLVKLNANPEGGLDVDKEFFVDFGEARAHQTRLRGGDASSDSYCYP
- a CDS encoding 3-hydroxypropionyl-CoA synthetase, with translation MSVSWALPFEQKIIPKKGANKLVNINTYKEIHSQTVKEYRNFWASVASELEWFKPWEKVLDDSNPPFYKWFVGGEINASYLTVDRHAKSWRKNKVAILWEGEPVDEKGNPKEVRKLTYHDLYKEVNRVAYLLKEKYKLKKGDTIAIYLPMIPELPIFMLAAARLGVVFTVIFSGFSADALANRINDAEAKLVVTADGGWRRGKIVELKQIVDKALEKTPTVKDVIVVRRTGHKVNMMEGRDKYFDEVMKDIPQNVYVEPERLKSEDPLYILYTSGTTGKPKGIVHDIGGYETLLHATMRWVFDIRDDDIYWCTADIGWVTGHSYIVFGPLTEGVTTVMYEGALDYPQPDRWVSIIEHHSVTILYTSPTAIRSFMKFGEEWVKKHDTSTVRLIHSVGEPINPEAQEWMWKLVGREEIPFGSTWWMTETGGIMISHLPGLYLIPMKPGTNGMPIMGVEADVVNEDGKPANLEDRGYLVIKNPWPGMPLTIYKDPERYVKVYWSKFPGMFYVGDYAVKDRDGYFWILGRADEVIKVSGHRLGTYELESALIEHTAVAEAAVIGVPDPIKGEVPYAFVVLKSGQTPSQQLTQEILKTVREKVGPIAMVDKVFFVSKLPKTRSGKIMRRVVKAVVTKAEVGDITTLEDEASVDEVKKAYEEFKAEVGKSS
- a CDS encoding ligase, with protein sequence MKLRVLISEYPNDPYLNVAIDEALFAYNSIVLRLWRNSTSVVLGVLSKVKDEVNIEVTNQLGIPVIRRITGGGTVYHDMGNFNYTVIVENKDVKVKGIDFLYGFLLKGTINAVEHIIGDRVEIYNQTDIAYKHYKISGNAGYISNGKYLLHGTLLINSNLDLLHKTLIIPPKTLRNKEINMIKYRVNNLSSLLGRDIRLDLIISSFTKAFEEILNVDSYVDEITKNESELASVLVRDKYTNPNYIFKIK
- a CDS encoding biotin attachment protein, coding for MQYEIKVPEDIWPRRRDWDGEVVSVYVREGNYVDFDDLVAEVEIEKVVLKILSQVKGRVLKVLVNQGDKVGPGSTLVLVEVSSDEKRSGRED
- a CDS encoding lipoyl synthase: MSTVCEEALCPNIMECWGSGTATFMIMGDICTRGCRFCYVKKGKPVLLDHEEPIKVAEAVREMGLDYVVITSVDRDDLVDGGAAHFSRVVKAVKEMNPDVIVEILTPDFMGNKELVEKVIESGVDVFAHNVETVRRLTPLVRDARASYEQSLRVISYAKNVVKKSSILLGLGESLEEVVETMKDLRNVGVDILVLSQYMRPSIKQLEVKKRYNMEEYKELEKIAYSLGFSYVVALPHARTSYRAKEAYLRAMANVKSNNRRS
- a CDS encoding ligase; this translates as MLRVIIDGPRDPHYNMAIDEAIMGLRPYVKYDTLRIYMWSPSGVSIGRSQDAQRAVNIEEIKRLGFKLVRRPTGGGALLHPENNEITYSVVLSLDNPLAKIPVDESASSIARGIIDALQTIGSSAKVKDFGDKEKHDLCYLRRGSSDVILGGKKISGSAQVRNDRALLQHGTLLLRFEPEVWLRVINAPGYDHEMLRNRIAGLYEFTDVKLEKIIDSLVKGFSKELGDETFIGSLTPEEVQLSLELYQKKYSNDLWNLKGSLEQF
- a CDS encoding membrane protein; the encoded protein is MREDFDQLLFGLAGVIFLEGLGIALDVVGQYAIGSVLIVIATVWILSIYFFMKYIEKKDSENEENEDNSYNNF
- a CDS encoding citryl-CoA lyase gives rise to the protein MIRRSQLYVPSISEKMIRKSIELKADSIVFDLEDAVPPEDKEKARELLVKLINELEWRNKELCVRMNSLQLVDAYRDIVTISKLDKISCIVVPKAEGDLSFLHKATGKDLIPLIETGKGLIKVEDIVRSEGVVGVSYGIADLSLSVGGDYNFYEKNEFVKTYVVTTAKAYDVDPIDKVYFDLKNVDGFRRECEEAKKLGFVGKQVIHPTQVEIANQVFSPTAEEIEWARRVIEAYDNAKREGRGTIRLDDKLVDYVHYKIAKRILEFQNL
- a CDS encoding esterase codes for the protein MLISSEELNERLKQEEVFNFIGIRFEKVENGYSLLKFDFDKRLTRLGGMLHGGIMFSAIDYAGSMAVLSLSEVKDEVTAELKINFLKPMNKGPFTVEAKVVNKGNKLVTVQIYAYDGDKELCAVGLGTWSIYRF
- a CDS encoding electron transfer flavoprotein subunit alpha, with amino-acid sequence MAELKIVVSIKQVPDADDLRIDPVTNNLVREGVPAVINPPDYHAIEEAIRLKERFGGKTMVLTMGPGQAEVALREALAMGIDEAYLISDRAMAGADTWATSYTVAKAVQRLGGADIILFGRRAVDGETEQVGPQTGKWLGIPVVAYVREIRSIENGKAVVVRTTEFEEEVIEVPLPAVFTILETANKPRQPDILSLIKAKTAKVTVWNKDDIKAEPTKIGLAGSPTKVIKVSPPPKTRKPEIIDGKKDPEKAAEWFLNKIYESLKEAESSLKEYVKPKAKVKVNSEIWVYIDHIGDRINKASLEILSEARRIADLMDTSVAGVVIGGESVKGIINEVYEYGADKVYFAETKGYDRYDNEVYTKALAKLAKKYKPEGIFFPGTRAARELASTSAIEIDTGLIADCTNFDVDDKGVLLATRPDFGGKEMSTIVCPRHRPVMVTTRAGVFMPLPRIPGRTGELIKEEIEDLYSRLRVLEYKNIEKRNILTEADIVVGVGRGIKSPENIKKFEELATALGGVVGVSKPLADMGWYPKDRQIGQTGTTIRPKVYIALGVSGAVQHLVGILSSRKIGAINLDQSAPIFDNCDFGVVGDIFEIVPKMMELIKKKGE